CAATTTTGCCGTTGGATGCCGAAGAGTTTGTGATGTTAAAAAGTGTGCTTGCAGGAGGTGCCAAATGATTTCAGTAATTGTCGCGGGTTTTCGCGGTAAAATGGGGCGCCAAGTCGTCGAATTAATAAATACATCACCAGGATTAAAATTAGTCGGCGGTTATGATCCCAAAGCTGTTGCTAGTGATTTGTACCAAACGGTTTATACTGATTTGGCTAATATTCCCGCCAATGCGGCCGATGTCTGGGTTGATTTTAGTACGCCAACGACGGTCTTTGAAAATGTGGTTGGCGCGTTGAATAAGGACATGCGGCCAGTCATTGGGACGACGGGTTTGACGGCAAATGAAATTGAACAGTTAAGTGCGCTCGCTAGCGAACACCAAATTGGCGGGTTGCTTGTACCTAATTTTAGTTTGTCAGCCGTGGTGATGATTATGCTCGCAAAACAAGCGGTCAAATTCTTCCCGGATGTGGAAATTATTGAATTGCATAATGCAAAAAAGGTCGATGCGCCATCTGGGACAGCTAAATATACCGCCACTCAACTAGAAAATGAGTCACCAGCAACGAGTGAGGTTCCAATTCATTCAGTGCGGTTACCCGGGTATGTTGCTCATCAAGAAGTGCTTTTTGGTGGCACGGGCGAGGCGCTAACGATTCGCCAAGACTCATTTGATCGTACATCCTTCATGCCGGGTGTGCAGCTCGGTATTCAAAAAGTCATGACCTCAAATGAATTTGTCATTGGCTTAGAAAATTTAATTTAAGATAAAGGGGAATCCGCAATGCCACAATTAAAAACAAATTTAATCAACCAGATCAATCAATATTTGCCCCAAATGAAGCCATCGGCGATTCGGGCGTTTGATGAAGAAGTATCGAGTATTCCTGACATTTTAAAATTGACGTTAGGTGAACCAGATTTTAACGTGCCGGCTGAAATCAAAGCTGCCGGGATTCAATCAATCGAAAATGATGACTCGCACTATGCTGCTTCACGCGGAACTGTCGACTTGCGGCAAGCAATTGCGGATTTCTTAGCACGAAAATATCAAGTTAGTTATAATCCAGCGACCGAAGTTGTTGTGACAATCGGGGCGACCGAGGCCATCTATGATGTGATTGGGACGGTGATTAATCCTGGCGATGAAGTCTTGATTCCGACCCCAACTTTTCCATTGTATGAAGCGGTGGTCGCTGTGAACGGTGGTGTACCAGTGTTCATCAATACGCAACCGGATGATTTCATTTTGACACCCGCTCGTTTAGCCGCTACTTTAGCAGAGCATCCAACGGCCAAAATGCTGGTCTTGAATTTCCCTTCAAATCCCACTGGTGTGACGTATAGTGAAACAGAATTAGCGGATTTGGCCGCTGTGATTAAGCAACACGACCTGTTCGTCTTATCAGATGAAATTTACAGTGAGCTCGCTTATGATGCGGCGCACACGTCGATTGCTAAACTGTTGCCTGAACAAACAATTTTAATTAACGGGGCGTCAAAAGCGTATGCCATGACGGGGTACCGGATTGGTTTCTTGACGGGTCCGGCGGAATTAGTCACAGAAATTGCCAAACTACACCAGTTTGTGGTGACGACGCCAATTAACAGTTCAATGGCGGCTGCTGCTAAAGCGTTTGCGGATGGGGATGACGATATTG
This is a stretch of genomic DNA from Periweissella cryptocerci. It encodes these proteins:
- a CDS encoding aminotransferase class I/II-fold pyridoxal phosphate-dependent enzyme: MPQLKTNLINQINQYLPQMKPSAIRAFDEEVSSIPDILKLTLGEPDFNVPAEIKAAGIQSIENDDSHYAASRGTVDLRQAIADFLARKYQVSYNPATEVVVTIGATEAIYDVIGTVINPGDEVLIPTPTFPLYEAVVAVNGGVPVFINTQPDDFILTPARLAATLAEHPTAKMLVLNFPSNPTGVTYSETELADLAAVIKQHDLFVLSDEIYSELAYDAAHTSIAKLLPEQTILINGASKAYAMTGYRIGFLTGPAELVTEIAKLHQFVVTTPINSSMAAAAKAFADGDDDIAEMKQAYQNRRDYLMKELSTLGFGVAKPEGAFYLFVKIPAQFGSDDEAFARQLAHEGKLALVPGHVFGAGGEGYVRLSYAASLEHLQLAVARLTAFIKG
- a CDS encoding 4-hydroxy-tetrahydrodipicolinate reductase, whose translation is MISVIVAGFRGKMGRQVVELINTSPGLKLVGGYDPKAVASDLYQTVYTDLANIPANAADVWVDFSTPTTVFENVVGALNKDMRPVIGTTGLTANEIEQLSALASEHQIGGLLVPNFSLSAVVMIMLAKQAVKFFPDVEIIELHNAKKVDAPSGTAKYTATQLENESPATSEVPIHSVRLPGYVAHQEVLFGGTGEALTIRQDSFDRTSFMPGVQLGIQKVMTSNEFVIGLENLI